In Spirochaeta isovalerica, one DNA window encodes the following:
- a CDS encoding GntR family transcriptional regulator, whose product MSFEKIDRRETLPEKVSRIIKESILTGEMKGGDVLPTEPELEKQFGVSRAVIRDAVRMLKAQGLVEVKHGKGMYVSHSQIEAFTDALLTSLRRDQATVWDVEQFEQIYLPQVFGLAAESASTAEKREIRKKGENYLKAYADMFKLEQKSLTDKLPAAETEAKACFLDFMMAVFKATHNKMVELMGEVLISMRKWRTITDVDPDNDIVKLEKAAIENYISAVECSSRIEAAEKIEKLYRYSKELIDILKSSPIGTSPEIPGDILYSSYKI is encoded by the coding sequence GTGAGTTTTGAAAAAATCGACCGGAGGGAGACACTCCCGGAAAAAGTCAGCCGGATTATAAAAGAATCCATACTAACGGGAGAAATGAAAGGCGGAGATGTTCTGCCCACCGAACCGGAACTGGAGAAACAATTCGGTGTAAGCCGTGCAGTAATACGGGATGCCGTGAGGATGCTGAAAGCGCAGGGACTTGTGGAAGTCAAGCACGGTAAGGGCATGTATGTCTCCCATTCCCAGATTGAAGCTTTCACTGATGCTCTGCTGACATCTCTGCGCCGCGATCAGGCTACAGTCTGGGACGTAGAACAATTCGAACAGATTTATCTGCCTCAGGTATTCGGTCTTGCCGCAGAATCGGCATCCACTGCTGAGAAGAGGGAAATCCGGAAAAAAGGAGAAAACTATCTCAAGGCTTATGCTGACATGTTCAAGCTGGAGCAGAAAAGCCTCACGGATAAGCTCCCTGCTGCAGAAACGGAAGCCAAGGCCTGTTTTCTGGATTTTATGATGGCAGTATTTAAAGCGACACATAACAAAATGGTTGAGCTGATGGGCGAAGTTCTCATATCCATGAGAAAATGGAGAACCATTACCGATGTCGATCCTGACAATGATATTGTCAAACTTGAAAAAGCCGCAATCGAAAACTATATCAGTGCTGTGGAATGCTCTTCTCGAATTGAAGCCGCTGAGAAAATAGAGAAGCTCTACCGATACAGCAAGGAATTAATTGATATCCTGAAAAGTTCTCCCATAGGTACAAGTCCGGAAATCCCGGGAGATATTCTCTATTCTTCCTACAAAATTTGA